The Actinomycetota bacterium genome includes the window GTCCACCACGAGCCCGATGTCGATGGCCTTCTGCCAGCATGCCTGGGATGCCTGGCCGAGCGTCCTTTGCGAGATCTGCTCTGGGACGGTGAGCCCGCGACCGTCATCCCGCAGGCTAACGGCGTACCCGAGGTCGGTCAGACAGGCCCATACGTACTGCCAGTGATCGACTCCTCCCTTGAAGAAAGGACCGGTTCGAGATCCTGTGTAGCTAACCGGCCAGTCTGGTAGATCACCAGCCGTGACGGCACCATCCAGGCTTGCAGTGCTCGGTGTAGGCGAAGTGCTTGTCGTGACTGTCGATGTCGATGATGCCAAGGCCGGAGATAATGGCAGTGTTGTGGTTGGCTGCGCGCTGGAGCAGCCAACCACAACAACGACCAGACCCACCAGCGAGCCCAGCCGCGCTGCGGCGCCGAATCGACTCACGTTTTGCAGGCCCCGTATCCCCCACCCGGAGCATTCACGATCCAGGACCGGTAGCCGGTTCGCCATGTCCAGGTCAGGACAAGTGTGCCATCCGAGTCGTAGTAAGTGCCCGGTGTTCCTTGGACCCAGTGGTACTGCAGTCCAGCACCGTATCCGACTGTTCTCGGATATCCGCCGGTTTGGCAGTTCATCGATCCTGATGAGGCAGCGGCTGGTAGTGCCATCATGGCGATGAGCAGGCCGAGCACCGCGATGATTGTGATGGTTCGTCTGAGCACGTAGTGTTCCTCATCGTGTTGGGTGGCGGCGGGACGGCGTAGCAAGTTAGTTCCGTCGCCACTCGGCCAGTGAAGACAGATGATCTCTGTCGTTGATCGGTCCCCCTTATGTCGCCTGGTAGTCGTACTGTCGCGCAAGATTGTTCCAGACGCAAGGCTCGGTTTTCCCAACCTTTGGGCGGACCGAGGACCCGCCCCACTTGGGGAGTTCTTCGCCTGTTCTCTGCCAGCCTTTGGGGAGGCGGTGGCTAGATTGGGTCGGGTCAGGTTAGTAGAGGTTGGGTGGTGTTTGTGAGGTGGGGCCGTGTGTTGGTGTTGCTGCTGGTTGTGGTGGCAGCCGCCGGTGGGGGCTTCTGGGCTGGCAGGGTGGCGTTGGAGCCGCCGTCGAATCCGCTTGATGAGACCGTACAGCCGGTTGTGTACACGGTGGAGGATGGGACGGTCGGCCGGTCGTTGACGTTCACTGCGGTCGCGGAGTGGGATCTGACGCCGGTGGGGGAGAACTCGGCCGGCGGGGTGGTGACGTCGGTGCAGGTCGCAGCGGGTGACACGGTGTCTGCCGGTGATGTGTTGTATTCGGTGAATCTGCGTCCCGTGGTGATCGCCGAAGGTGCGGTGCCGATGTTCCGGTCGCTGGCGGTGAAGTCGGATGGTTCGGACGTTGCGCAGCTTCAGTCGTTCCTGTCCGGGTTGGGGTTGTTTTCGGGTGATGTGGATGGTTCGTTCGGGTCGTCTACTCGTAGTGCGGTGAGGGCGTGGCAGGCCTCGTTGGGTGTGTCTGACACGGGTGTGGTCGAGGCGGGGGATCTGGTGTTCGTGCCGGTCTTGCCTGTCCGGGTCGCGTTGTCGGATGAGGTGTGGGTGGGTGCACGGCTGGCTGGTGGGGAGCGGGTGGTGCAGGTGGTGCCGTCAGATCCGGTGTTTCGGATCCCGCTGGCGATCGAGCAGGCGTCGCTGGTGCCGTTGTCGGCCGATGTGTTCGTGACGTATCCGGATGGGGTGTGGGATGCGCGGATCGTGCAGGCGTCCGAGTCGCTCGAGACGGGGCAGTTGAATCTGATTTTGGAGGGGATCGGTGGCGGGTCGGTGTGTGGCGATGTGTGCGCCGACTGGGTCGGGTTGACCGACCGGAGCGACTTCCGTGCCGAGGTGGTGGTGATCCCGGAGACGAACGGTCCGGCTGTGCCGGTCGCTGCGATCAGTTCCGGGCCGGGCAATCAGGCGTATGTGATGGCTCCCGACGGGTCGCAGCTGCCGGTGACCGTGATCGAATCGTCCAACGGACTGTCGATCGTCGACGGGATCGCCGCCGGTACCGAGATTCTGTTGCCTGTCACCGGCTCATGATCACCGTCGAGGATCTTGTTTTCGGGTACCGGCGGGACGAAACGATCCTGGACGTGGTGTCGCACCGGTTCGAGGAGGGGTCCGTGACGGCGGTCACGGGAGCGTCGGGACGAGGCAAGTCGACACTGCTGTATCTGATCGGTCTGCTGTTGACGCCGTGGTCGGGGACGATCAGTTTCGATGGGGAGAATGTCGGTGCACGGGCGGATCGACGCCGCTCGGAGTTCCGTGCGGCCCGGATCGGGTTCGTGTTCCAGGACGCGGCGTTGGATCCGGCCCGAACGGTGTTGGACAACATCATCGAAGTGTCGAATTACACGCGGATCCGTCGACGTGACGCCGTCGAGCAGGCCGAGGAGCTGATGCAACGCTTCGATGTGGGGTTGCGGGCGGATTACAAGCCGGGGGAGGTATCGGGCGGGCAGGCGCAGCGGATCGCGTTGTGTCGCGCGCTGCTCGCGTCACCCGACGTGATCCTTGCCGACGAACCGACCGGCAACCTCGATGCCCGAACCGCCGATGTGGTCATCGACGCGCTCGCCGGTTTGGCGCACGATGAGGACAAGACGGTGATCATCGCTACACACGACGCAACGGTCATGGCCGCCTGTGATGCGAGGTGGGCACTGTGAAACTGGTTATCGAGTCTGCCCGCACCGCACTGGCCCAACCGGTGTCGTCGATCGTGACGGCGCTCATCGTGGCGGGGGTTGTCGCGGCGATCCTGTCGACGACCGGCCAAACCGTCCAAGCTGAACGCCAGGTCCTGTCACAGATCGACGCAGCCGGGACCCGGTCGATCGTCATCTCGGACACGAAAGGCACCGCAGGGATCAGCCCCGACGCTGTCGATCGCATCAGCCGCCTCAGCGGGGTCCAGTGGGTGATCGGCCTCGGACCGGCCACCGACGTGCGGCCGGCAGCCAACCCTGGAGGAGACCCGGCAGCGATGCGTGCCCTCTACGGCACCATCCCGCCACAACTCGACATCCCCAGCGGCATCCCACCCGCCGGTCAGGCCGTCATCGGACCCGACGCGCAAACCACCCTCGGCCTGCTCCTGCCGGTCGGGGGGACCATCACCAACGACTCCAGCGTCGCGGTGGTCGGCGGGTTCAAAGCGACCGATCCGCTCACGTTCCTCAACCGTGGTCTGCTCACCGGGCCCGGCCCTTCCGACACGCAACTACGGGCGATCTACATCCTGGTTACCGCGCCCGATGAGGTCGCCAGTGTCGCCGATGCCGCCTACCTCGTCCTCGCACCCAGCGACTTGTCGTCGGTCGGGATCCAAACCTCCGAGACCCTCGCACAGGTCAGGGCAGCCGTCCAGGGAGAACTCGGACGCTACGGCCGCAACCTCGTCACCCTCGTTCTCGCCGCCGGACTTGTCCTCACCGGACTGAACGTCTACGGGACCGTCACGACACGCCGCCGCGATTTCGGACGCCGCCGCGCGTTGGGTGCCACCCGACCCACCATCATCGGGCTCATCGCCACCCAGACCGCACTCACCGCGTTGGTGGGTGCGTTGATCGGTACGGTCGCTACCTGGCTGATCCTCACCCGGGCAACCGGCACTCCACCCGATCCGACCTTCACGCTCGCCATCGACATCCTCGCCGTCGTCACCACCACCATCGCCGCCATCCCACCAGCAACCATCGCCGCCTACCGCGACCCCGTCCGCATCCTCCGAGTGCCATAGGGAACAAGAAGGAAGCGGAGAGTCAGCTGAGAGCCCTTGGGCCACACCGCGACCACAAGCAGCGAGAAACAGCGCAAATCGATGCGAACTCGAACCGACGCGAACTCCCAGTTCAGAGGCTGCTTTCGAGCATTCCTCCCAGGCCACACGGTTGTACTCGGATACCCTTGAGCCGGCCTTTCAAGCCGGAAACGCTAGTTCGAATCTGGTCGGGGCTGCGAAACGGCCCCTGCTCAGCGACGAAGACTTCCAGCGTCCTGTCGTCGAGAAGGCGGTCGATCAAGTCGGCGGAACCGGCGATGTAGGTCGAGGACCAATCGATGTCGGTCGATACAAACCATGCGCGGTCGGCCGGCCACCAGAAACTCGGCGGCGTGTTGTTGAACACCCAGTCATCATTGCGGTCGGAGGGAGTCTCGATCGAGCCCCGATGGAGGAGGTAGCGGCGTCCGCTGTGGGTAAGCGACGGGCTGACGTCGACCAATGGGCGTGGGTCGTCCGCGGGCCGACGGTGTCGCCTCCGGCTCCTGCGTCGGTTCCACCACCGCCCTCTGGCCTGCAGAGGAACACCGGTCCCGTATCCGTACCAGACGAGCAGCCACAGCAGGCCCGGGGTGGAGGTCGCTTGGGCGAGGATCTCAGCCAGCCGATCAACGAGCGGCCGCTCGAGCTCACCTTCCATTGGGAGAGATGCTCCTTGGCGCAGCCAAGACATCCCATCGTCGCGAACCGAAAGGTCATGGATCGAAGAGGTGGCGTCGAACGGTTTGCCGCTCCAGCCGCTGATCTGGCTCCACGGCACCGACCGTTCCGAGATGTGGTCGACGGCTTGCTTCCTGACATGAGCCGGGTGGAGAACCCTGGCGTAGCGCTCGAAGTCGTCGGGGATCCACGAACGGAGTGATCGGCCGTAGACGAGACGTCCCCGCACCCAATCCACTGGGTCGTGATCCGTCAGAGGCTCTGAGTCGATGCGTATTCCGACTTCGAGCCTCCTTTCTCTCGGCTGCAACGATACCTGCACGGAGCAACGCCAGACTGGATCCACGCTCTGGGTCTCACTAGCGCGGCCGAATCGAGCGGTTGCTCGAAGTCAGCCTCCGCCCGACAAGAGGCGCCGCGCTCAAGGTGAACGTTCAAGCCGCGTGCCTATCGCGTGCACATGGCAGTGAGAACCACCGGAAAACAGTGCAAGACGATGAGTGGCCAGAGAGCGGCCCCACCTGGCGTTTCTCTCGTGATCCGCCTTCTACCAGGGCGCGTCGAAACAGGTCCGGAAGCCTTCACACAGCAGAGGTCATTAGTGCGGGTCCCGATGCACTCTCCCGGCCGGGATCTGGCGCTCGGTTAGGGCGCAGGTTCCTGGATCCGGGCACGTAATCCGCGTGACGTCATGCTGCGACAGAGTACAACCTGGCGAGTGGCGCTGGACGTGTAGTCAGCTCTCGTATCGGTCCTCCGACACCAACATACCCGCTGGTAACAGGGGGTGTTTGCACCACGTCCTGGTTCGGACTGACTCGGCGCGAATGCGCGATGGGGATATTCTCGCGGCGAAGACTCAGCCGGCATCGTGGCGGTGCGGCCCTGGAAACCGCCACGCGTATTGCCGGATATGGGCGGCTCGCCTGTGGGTTGTTTGGCATCCAGGCCGCGCGTTATGGGTGGTGCCCATGCCCCCACGACTCCGGCGAGCGTCCTTTTGGGGTGCCTGCCCTACGAGGCCTGCGGGTCTTGACATGGCTCGGCCCATTAGAACGCCAATCCGACCCGGGTTTTCAGCTGTTACAAAGGTTTCTGCTCATTGGCCTTGGCTGCCTTCTTGTCCTTCTTGGCCTGGCGTTTCTCCTTCAGGCTGCTGGACGCGGCCTTCTTGCTGCTCCTTCCGCCCTTGTCTTTCTTCGCCATGGGTGCCTCCTTGCGGACCGCCTGCGATGACGGCCATGCCCCATTCTGTCACACAGGCACGATCTGGCCTCATAGGTCACCGAGGCCAGGTCAGCTCCGCATGTTCTCGGATCGGCCATTGAGCGGAGCCCAGCTTCGGTGAGAGGCCCGTCAAGTCGCTCTCTGACGGCCCGATCGAAGAGCGGGTTCGGCTGGATGTGCTCAAGATTGGAGCTACCCGCATCAGCGCACTGATCACCCAACCTGATCCCGCGGTAAACGTAAAGCGTCGGAATACCCCATAACAGCGGGTTCCCGAGCCATATTGGTCTGATCACCAAACAGCGCCGAACGGCACGTATCGAGCGGTGGCTCACAGCAGGTAGTTGACGTTTCCCGTCCGGGCCGTCGTCAATCACCTAGCGGGCCCTGCCGCCAGCTGAGTTCTCTTGACGTTCATCGACGTTGCCCGACCTCCCCACTCCCTAAGTCGCCACGCCGGGTGGTTGTCACGCGTTGAGGTTCCTCCGACACGAACCCCAAGTACATGGCGTGCCCCGGCGGCTACGTGTGCGCGTCCGTCGGAGTGGTGGGTGAGGTTGACTCCGAGTTCTTCGTAGATGGCCCGTTTGTCGGCGGGATCGGCATCGGCTGGCACGGCGACGATGTCGCGTAGTTGGGTGACGAGTGCTTTGATCTCGGTCTCGGTGAGTTTGCGTGGTGTGGGTTTGCGGCCGAGTTCTCGTTTCAGACTTCTGCGTTCTCGCTCGGTCTCGGCGATCCAAGTGACGGCGATAATGATGTCGGCGTCGTGTTCGAGGAGTGCCCGGTACTTGGCGAGCTTGGTGTCGCATTCCTCGAGCCGGCGGCGCAGCTCGAGGCCAGGGCTTTCATCGGGTATGGCCCCGCTGGCGGCGGCCGGGGTCTGGGCGGTGGCATCGAGATGGTCATCGTCGGAGAGGCTGCCGATCCAGACGTCGAGAGCGGGCACGATGGCGTCCTCACGCACGTAGATGGTCTTGGCGTGTTGTTGCTTGGTCACGGCGTACTCGGCGGGGAACTTGCATCGATAGTAGGGCTTGCCGTTGTTCCAGGATCCCTGCATCCTGCGGTCGCACACAGCACAGCGGATCAGCCCTGAGAGTACGTAGGCATGCTTGGTGCGATCTCGACGGACCGCGCCGGCGCGTTGGGTGCCGGCAAAGACGTCCTGGGCAGCCTGGTAGGTCTCGGCGTCGATGATGGCTGGAAGGGTCGGGTTCTGCGATCAGATCCAGTCGTCGGGGTTGTTCCATCGCATTCTGGTTTGGTGGCCGAGGGCGACGTCGTTGACGTCGATGAGGGTTTCGTCGCGGCGTTGACGGTTCCAGACTTGGTGCCCGGTGTAGCGGGGGTTGCGGGCAGGGTCGTGAGCGGAGGGAGAGGGGATCCCGTCTGCGGTGAGTCCCTCGGCGATCGCATACAGACCTTTCCCGGCAAGGTACTCGGCGAAGATCCTCTGCACGACCGGCGCGACTGTCGGGTCAAGCTCGAGCTTCTTCAGCGTTTGGCCGGCGGCGGCTTTGGCGGGGTGGCATTGGCGGCGTCGGCAGTCGGTGCAACGGCAAGGCTTGCCGCTATGGCCAGAGCCAACGCTCTGGTACTTCAGCGGGACAGGCTCCCGCGGTCTCGTTTCCGCAGCTTCAAGACTGTCCCCTCGCTGATTGTCGACTTGCGTTTGCACTGCCGGCTGAGTTCCTTCCTCCTCTTTGTCTCTGCTCCACCCGGCTCGCCACACATGTGAAAACAACCCAGAGGACGACGACATTGATGATCGCCCCGATGATGTCGAGGTGTGCGATGAACGGATTGAACGTGGGAGACGAGAGCCGATTCGGGAATGTGATCCATGCAACGGGCCAACCGGCGACATAATCGATCCGGGAGTAGAACCGGGCTGGTCCCGAAGGGACACGCACCGTGAACATGGCGATCACCACGCTCACACCCAAGGCGAACCACGCCAGTCTCACCAGCCGTCGCCTCGTCAGGTATGGACCGAGTGAGACGAGAAACAGAGCAGCGAGCGAACCCCAGGCGATCACATCGAACACTGCGGCGTCGACACTGAACTCCCCCTCCGAAAACTGCGGACCTAGGAAGACGTTCAGTTCAGCAGCCGAGTCGTCTGGAGGCAGCTGGTTCGAGAATCGGTCCTCGCTCAAAAAGGGCCGTGGCAGTCCGTAGTTGCAGAACGGCTGGATTCCGGCATCGAGAATGCCCTTCTCATCGTACTGGAGGATGCTCACCGATGCCGGCATCGCACACGTATGGGCGAAGAGAGACAAGAACGTCGCCACAAGCCCGACCCCAAGCGAGATCACTGCAATCAGCCACAGGCGCAAATGGGGTCTTCGAACGGTTTCATCCCTGGTCATGTCACCCTCCGTACGCTCAAGCGCATGCTCGCGCCCGAGCTGTCGCACAATACATCGAAAGGCTTCTGCAACCCGAAAAGAGACACTCGGTAATCAACCGGCAACGGACCCCTACACCGATACCTCGAAACACCCGAAACACTCAAACCGACCAACCCAGAATCTGAGCAAGAAAGCCGAACCGGGACACCTCCGATGCGGAGATCGCGATGTGCTGGGACCGGGGGAACCGTTCGCGGGCTGCGGCGGCGTGAGGTCGTGCCGCTGTGGCATTGGGGGTGTGATGCGGCCCCCTTCTCGTCAGCGCCTGCTACACGATGCGGGGCTGGGGTTGACGAGAGTGCGCGACAGGGTCCGGTCGTTGAGGGCACACGATCGGCCGAGAAGTGTTTGGCAGGGCTTGTATGATCGCCAGGAGGTTCGGATGCGGCGTGTGATGGTGGGGCTGGTGCTGTTACTGGCGGCCGGGTGTGCCCGGTTGCCGGTGGGTTCGGGACCTGTGTCGGCGTCGCGGGTGTCGGAGGTCACGGGGGAGTCGACGATTCCTCGGTGGCC containing:
- a CDS encoding peptidoglycan-binding protein; amino-acid sequence: MLVLLLVVVAAAGGGFWAGRVALEPPSNPLDETVQPVVYTVEDGTVGRSLTFTAVAEWDLTPVGENSAGGVVTSVQVAAGDTVSAGDVLYSVNLRPVVIAEGAVPMFRSLAVKSDGSDVAQLQSFLSGLGLFSGDVDGSFGSSTRSAVRAWQASLGVSDTGVVEAGDLVFVPVLPVRVALSDEVWVGARLAGGERVVQVVPSDPVFRIPLAIEQASLVPLSADVFVTYPDGVWDARIVQASESLETGQLNLILEGIGGGSVCGDVCADWVGLTDRSDFRAEVVVIPETNGPAVPVAAISSGPGNQAYVMAPDGSQLPVTVIESSNGLSIVDGIAAGTEILLPVTGS
- a CDS encoding ATP-binding cassette domain-containing protein → MITVEDLVFGYRRDETILDVVSHRFEEGSVTAVTGASGRGKSTLLYLIGLLLTPWSGTISFDGENVGARADRRRSEFRAARIGFVFQDAALDPARTVLDNIIEVSNYTRIRRRDAVEQAEELMQRFDVGLRADYKPGEVSGGQAQRIALCRALLASPDVILADEPTGNLDARTADVVIDALAGLAHDEDKTVIIATHDATVMAACDARWAL
- a CDS encoding FtsX-like permease family protein, coding for MKLVIESARTALAQPVSSIVTALIVAGVVAAILSTTGQTVQAERQVLSQIDAAGTRSIVISDTKGTAGISPDAVDRISRLSGVQWVIGLGPATDVRPAANPGGDPAAMRALYGTIPPQLDIPSGIPPAGQAVIGPDAQTTLGLLLPVGGTITNDSSVAVVGGFKATDPLTFLNRGLLTGPGPSDTQLRAIYILVTAPDEVASVADAAYLVLAPSDLSSVGIQTSETLAQVRAAVQGELGRYGRNLVTLVLAAGLVLTGLNVYGTVTTRRRDFGRRRALGATRPTIIGLIATQTALTALVGALIGTVATWLILTRATGTPPDPTFTLAIDILAVVTTTIAAIPPATIAAYRDPVRILRVP